TATAAATCAGTGTAAAAAAAATTTTACCACATTTTTTAAGTTTTCATCAATTCTTAAAAATATAAGTTTACGTTTCGTAAAATTCCATTTTTAATATTGTTTGGTGATTTACAAGAAGGACAACTTAGCAATTTTATTCTCAAAATGAATTTTGCCCCTCTTTTCTAATATAATTAGAACTATCATTAATAGATTCACATTCAAACGAGAAAGACCTTCAAATTCACGGAATTCAGAAAATTCAAGTACCAAATCAAAAAGTTTAAGTCATATAGACTTCATATTATTACATAGAAATTCTATATATTAGTTTAAGCTGATATAAACAATTTACTACTTTTAAATTAAAAATAAATAATAAATAGTAGAGAAATTTTTCATGCCACAAAAAATTCAAATCACACAAGTTTTTGAAAGAGATTTCATATTTTACCATTCATCAATGAAATAACCCCTCTTAATCAATACTATTATAATAACTAAATTAATAAACAAAGATAAGAATATCTATGTTTTAAAAAAATGCAGTTATAATAAATATTGTTAAAATAAGGATTATATAAGTTTTAATCCTTATTTTTTTATTTTAATTTTAGTGTTTTTGTTTATTGCGTAATTTTGGTTTGCTGATTTTATAACTACTTTATGTGTTCCGACTTTTAAACAACATGTGTGTAAGTGAGTTTGTCCCTTTTCATCTGTTATTAATGTGTATGTTTTGTATTTTTTTCCTGTGAAGCATTTTACTTTGATTTTAATAAAAGGTACTGCTTTTTTGGTTTTTTTGTTGATGATTTTGATGTTTAATTTTTTGTCTTTGTGGATTTTTGCTGTGATTTTATTTGTTTTTACAATTGTGGGGATTTTATTGATTTTAATATTAACCTTTTGGGTTGGTGATTTATAATTGTTTAAAATATTAATATAAGCTTTATAGTTTCCTGCTTTCCATTTTGATACATTAAATTTGGCTTTTCCATTTTTATTTGTAGTTGCATAGTATGTTTTACCATTGACTTTTAATGCTAATTTAACATTGCTAATGAAATAATAATTTTTTATATCCATAAGTTCAACGGTGAAATATTTTCCTGAATTATATATGGTTTTAAAATTATCAGCATGGATAAATGCTGGAACTTTATTAACTTTAATAATCGCATTAGCACTATACTTATAAAGTTTATCATGACTACTTAATTCAACCTTGTAAATACCATCATTTAAGTTATCAGGTAACTTTAAAACACCTAAACCCTTATCATCAATAGTTAGGTTAAATATTTTATCATAACCTTTTTTAAATATGTGTACTTTAACAATGTCTCCTTTAAATGGAATATCTCCTAAACTAAATTTAACAAGAAAATTACCTGCTGTTCCATAGTTGATGGAAAGATTATTAGCAGTTAAATGTCCTTTAGAGTTTACAACAACACAATAAAATCTAGCAGGTTTAGACGGATCATTATCATATAAATCTCCAATATAATCACCATGAACAACACCTTCTAAAAACTTATAATGAGAAGCAGCACCCATAATTCCATGATATCCTGTGTTATTGAAGAAAAATGTATCTCGAATAGTTCCGTTTGCCCCTTCCCAATAAATAGCACCACTTCCACCATAACTTACACTATAAAATTCATTATTATATATTGATGAAGCGATTATAGTTCCATTATTACCTTTCCAATATATAGCACCACCAGGACCACTTTCTAAAGGTTCCAAGATAGATAAATATCCCCCATTTACTTTCCCATTTATTATTCTTAAGTTTTTTAGTACTACATTGTCAGAAAGTATGTATAATGCTCTGTATTTTTTATTAGCGTCTAAAGTACTGTGCCCATTTTCACTTGTGATTGTTATGCTTTTATTAACAATTATTTGATGACCAGTACTTTTATAAGTTCCATTAAGGACAATGGTATCATTATCGTTTGCTATGTTAATTGTTTTTTGAATATCTTCAAAAGTGCTTCCATTAACATATCTAACTACTCCACCTGTTTTTTTTAAAGGAACATTATCTATATTAGATAAATAAGAAAGATTTGGAGCATCAGTATTGTCTTCTATTATTGTATCATTAATGTTCTCATTAGCTGATACTAATCCTATGCTGAATATTAAAATAATTAATAATAATGTTGATATTAATATTTTATTCATTATTATATCCTCCTTTTATTTTATTATTTTTATATTTCTGGTACATGATATTGTGTATTTGTTGTTTGCAGAACTTATAATAACTTTATGTGTTCCTACACTTAAAATTTTTGTATTTAAATAAATTGTACCTTTATCGTTTGTTGTTAATGTGTATGTTTTGTAGTTTTTTCCTGTGAAAACTTTAAGAAAAACCTTTATTCCCGTAATTGTTTTTCCTGTAACTTTATTTTTAATATTAGCAGTAAAATATTTGTTTGCTTTGTATTTATGAATTATATCTTTAGCATTTACTATAGTAGGTGCTTTATTTATTTTTATCGTACTTGTTTTTGAATCAGCTTGCAGGTATTGAGTTGGTTCTCCACTCTCTATGATTACTTTATGAGTTCCGATGGATAATTTAGAGCAATGATATTTAGCAATCCCTGCATTATTTGTGGTGAGTGAGATTGTTTTATATTTATTGTCTGTGTATACTTTAATTTTAAGCTTAACCCCAATCATTGGTTTGGAATCCTTAGTAACTTTGATTTGGAAATATTTACCACTATCATATGTTGTAGTTAACTTAGTAAGGGAAATATCAACCTTAGTAACTTTATTAATTTTAACATTTAACTTAGCAGAATGTGCACTTAAAGTATTAGTAGAAACAGTAGTTACAGTTACAGAATAAGTTCCTGGAGCATAAGGAACATTATAAGTAGCAATTCCATTAGAATTAGTTCTTAAACTAACCTTTTTATCATTAAATTTAACAGAAAGCATTACATTACCCATTGCTTTGTTAGTATGTGAATTAATAACTTTAACAGTTAATGTTTTAGCTTTGTAATACGAACCAGATTGAGATAATATCAGTTTAGGAACTATTTTATTTACTTTAACATATACAACTTTACTAGATTCATGAAAAACATCATCTCCATTAAAACTAATAAGTGTTCGATAAGATCCTGGATTAAGATTAATATTTAAAGAAACCTTACCCTTATTATCAGTAATTTTAGTATAAGATTTGCCATTAATATTAAAAATAATAATTTTATTTATTAAAGCATTACCATTTAAATCTGACAAATAAGCAACTAAAGAATTACTAGTAGTGTAAAACATATTCAAATTATTAGCAAGAACCCTAGTTTCAACATAAGCATCCCTACACTCAGTATAAGCATTAAGACAAATATTAGTATTAGACCAAATTTTAGTAGTATCCATCCATTGGATGATTCCATTAATATTAAGCAAAATGAAAGACTGATTAGCATTAGCGTATATTTTAGAAGAATTATTAACAGGGTATTCTAAAGGTATAATTTTATTTTCATTAAATCCATTATTAATTAAATGAACTTCTATTCTAAAAGTTTCACCTTTAGTTACATTAATTAAATTTGATAGTTTAATTGTATGATATCCCGCATAATTAATATTAGCAAAAGTAGTGTCCCCTACATGAATTCCATTAATTGATACGTCAATAACACAAATTGATGGTCCTCTAGTGTATAGTCCACATGCTTTTAAAGTTTCATTTTTCTCAGCAACCCACTGATTAGCAAAAGTAATTTTATTAGAAGAAAAACCTGCCCATGCAGTAATTCCTAAAGGATTATGATAGTAGTTATTTCCATAATTAGTTACATTTTCAACATTGGTAAAAGCAAAACCTACAAAATCAGAAATTTTACTGTAAGCTAGTGTTTTATCATAATATGAAACATACCAATATCCTCCTTCTTTAGAGTTATTTCCATAACTATTTTTAACAATGAATGCCCCATCACCCATTTCATTAAGAGATTTATTAAAATTAGATGCTGAGTAATTATCATCCCAACCAACAATAGTTATAGCATGCCACATAGCATATTTAACTTTCTCATAATCATGAAGACATATGTAATTTGATTTTTCTTTGTTTTCAAAAGATGTGTCCCAAAATAGAGAAGTTACTACGCTTCCATAATTATAAACTGCATTTTTAATTTCTAAAAGATCTAAGGCAAATGTTCGTGGATGTATTAGTTGTATTCCCTGTACATGTTTTAAAACATTTAATTTTTCAATTGAGTTATCTCCAGATCCATAAATATCATCCGATTCATTTACAGGTCCACTCCAACGAAGTAAATAAGCAAGAGCCATATAAAAATTTCCACCACCATTAACTCCTATATCTGTACCATTTCTTCCTTTAGAGCTCATGATGTTTTTTAGGTGGTTTTCTGATAAGTCCCATTTTGTTGAAAGGTTGTATGTTGTTTTTTCATATTTTAGTAAAAAGCTTTCTAAAGCACTTATAGATGCAAAAGCCCAACAATTACTCGTAGATCCATTTTGGTTCTGATTTTTAATAGGAGTAACATAACCTAATTCTCTTGAATCATATTTGCTTGGTAAATAAGAACCAGTGATAAAATCATTAATATTATCAAATTGTGGAATATTTAAATATTCAGAGGGGATTGTTATGTTTATTTTTAATAATGTTGAGTTGGATTTTAGCCAACTTAGGTATTCTTCATCTAAGTAATAATTATTTTCATGTGAATAAATAATATCTTGATAATAATCATTATCAATAAAACATCCCATTTTTTCACTTGTAGAAATAAAATATGTTTCGTTTGGTGAAATAGTAAAATTTCCACCATTATATAATTTGTCAATATAATTTCTTGTAGCATAAAGTAAATAACCATCTCCAACTACAGAATCACTGCGAAATTCAAAGCCATGTTCATTAATTAAATAATTAATAAAAGAATAATATTTATCAGAATTAGAATTTTTAATATCATTCATAATAATAGCAATATTTTCAGCAGTTAAATTAGAAAATTCCTCATAAGTATCATTAGATTCATTTAAATCTTCAACTGTTTCATTAGTTTCATCATCACTTTCATTTAAATCATCATCATTTCCATTAGTTTCATCATCATCTTCACCAACACCAATAACATCACCAGTACTCTGAACAGTTGAATCAATTGAAACAACCTGTTCTAATATATTATTCGCTGGATCGTTCTCTGTATTATTATCAGTTGCACACACCGAACTTAAACTTAAAAATAAAACTAAGAAAAGCACAAATACTATCAAAAAGTTCTTTTTAAATAACATAATTCATAACCACTTTTTTGAATATACTATTTTTTAATTAAAAATAGTAATAAATTTTTCAATATTTTTAATAAATATTGTACAATTAATGTGTATATAAATTAGACCTATTTAAATATTTCGGTACTTTCAAACGGTTCTTTCAAAAATTTGTTTGATTTTATTGTTTTTTATTATTTATGTATCCAATAATTTAGTTTTAGCATGAATTTTTTTAAAAGTTCTTGTTTTATTTTCATTATCTTTTTTATGTGTTTTGGAAACACTTTTTGTAATATATTTTCAATTTTGTTATTTGTCGATGAAATATTGCTATTTAAAGATGTGTTGTTAATTTTTTAAAGTAAGGAATGATGAATTTCCAAAGAATTCTAATAATAAACTGATTTTAAGAATATTTTTTATTAATTAACTCATCTCTTAGTTTTTAGTTACATTTAGGATTTTTGCATCTAATATTTTGAAAATATCTTGTTTTAAATTAATTAATTCATCAATTTCTTCATCATTTAAGTTATTTTTTATCAAAATAATCTTTAAATCTTTTATTTATGTTTTTTACATGAAATGTGCAGAAACCATGTTTTACTTTTAATTTATCAATATCTTCTAGATA
The DNA window shown above is from Methanobrevibacter oralis and carries:
- a CDS encoding lectin like domain-containing protein — protein: MLFKKNFLIVFVLFLVLFLSLSSVCATDNNTENDPANNILEQVVSIDSTVQSTGDVIGVGEDDDETNGNDDDLNESDDETNETVEDLNESNDTYEEFSNLTAENIAIIMNDIKNSNSDKYYSFINYLINEHGFEFRSDSVVGDGYLLYATRNYIDKLYNGGNFTISPNETYFISTSEKMGCFIDNDYYQDIIYSHENNYYLDEEYLSWLKSNSTLLKINITIPSEYLNIPQFDNINDFITGSYLPSKYDSRELGYVTPIKNQNQNGSTSNCWAFASISALESFLLKYEKTTYNLSTKWDLSENHLKNIMSSKGRNGTDIGVNGGGNFYMALAYLLRWSGPVNESDDIYGSGDNSIEKLNVLKHVQGIQLIHPRTFALDLLEIKNAVYNYGSVVTSLFWDTSFENKEKSNYICLHDYEKVKYAMWHAITIVGWDDNYSASNFNKSLNEMGDGAFIVKNSYGNNSKEGGYWYVSYYDKTLAYSKISDFVGFAFTNVENVTNYGNNYYHNPLGITAWAGFSSNKITFANQWVAEKNETLKACGLYTRGPSICVIDVSINGIHVGDTTFANINYAGYHTIKLSNLINVTKGETFRIEVHLINNGFNENKIIPLEYPVNNSSKIYANANQSFILLNINGIIQWMDTTKIWSNTNICLNAYTECRDAYVETRVLANNLNMFYTTSNSLVAYLSDLNGNALINKIIIFNINGKSYTKITDNKGKVSLNINLNPGSYRTLISFNGDDVFHESSKVVYVKVNKIVPKLILSQSGSYYKAKTLTVKVINSHTNKAMGNVMLSVKFNDKKVSLRTNSNGIATYNVPYAPGTYSVTVTTVSTNTLSAHSAKLNVKINKVTKVDISLTKLTTTYDSGKYFQIKVTKDSKPMIGVKLKIKVYTDNKYKTISLTTNNAGIAKYHCSKLSIGTHKVIIESGEPTQYLQADSKTSTIKINKAPTIVNAKDIIHKYKANKYFTANIKNKVTGKTITGIKVFLKVFTGKNYKTYTLTTNDKGTIYLNTKILSVGTHKVIISSANNKYTISCTRNIKIIK
- a CDS encoding right-handed parallel beta-helix repeat-containing protein → MNKILISTLLLIILIFSIGLVSANENINDTIIEDNTDAPNLSYLSNIDNVPLKKTGGVVRYVNGSTFEDIQKTINIANDNDTIVLNGTYKSTGHQIIVNKSITITSENGHSTLDANKKYRALYILSDNVVLKNLRIINGKVNGGYLSILEPLESGPGGAIYWKGNNGTIIASSIYNNEFYSVSYGGSGAIYWEGANGTIRDTFFFNNTGYHGIMGAASHYKFLEGVVHGDYIGDLYDNDPSKPARFYCVVVNSKGHLTANNLSINYGTAGNFLVKFSLGDIPFKGDIVKVHIFKKGYDKIFNLTIDDKGLGVLKLPDNLNDGIYKVELSSHDKLYKYSANAIIKVNKVPAFIHADNFKTIYNSGKYFTVELMDIKNYYFISNVKLALKVNGKTYYATTNKNGKAKFNVSKWKAGNYKAYINILNNYKSPTQKVNIKINKIPTIVKTNKITAKIHKDKKLNIKIINKKTKKAVPFIKIKVKCFTGKKYKTYTLITDEKGQTHLHTCCLKVGTHKVVIKSANQNYAINKNTKIKIKK